The following DNA comes from Bombus terrestris chromosome 2, iyBomTerr1.2, whole genome shotgun sequence.
GAAAGCTCCCGTGAAGTATAAATTACGTTCAACATGTTCTACTTCTGGTTTTTTATGTTCAATAAATGTAATACCTTTGTATCCAGATGGTAGCGTTATCTTTTTTCCTTGAAGTGGATATCCACGAAATGAAgagttataaactatatataaacaaggataattcttattttttaatcttaaatattaaatgttaatgTGATTAAAGCAATATTATTTGCGGAAAAAGATATGCATACAAACATGCAAgtatatttatcgataattaattcAAATTGAATGAACTTACCTTTATCGTCTACTTCACGAATGTAAGGTGTAAAATAAGTAGAAACGTTCGCGGGCTCATCGCCATAAATTTT
Coding sequences within:
- the LOC100648047 gene encoding ribonuclease H2 subunit C; translated protein: MAIRLHMNHDLSKEKQSVLHLMPCKIYGDEPANVSTYFTPYIREVDDKVYNSSFRGYPLQGKKITLPSGYKGITFIEHKKPEVEHVERNLYFTGAFSQFTYWNYDKLPSKNDGLAAAMDWIDIAEALHSTES